From Leptospira congkakensis, one genomic window encodes:
- a CDS encoding DUF7000 family protein codes for MFTFLERLYAITNKTVREAEGCPMKDLNDYVNAYKKQLQIGDIQEAYARLVKYVTKLGTNLSKNLSKSYSFGSLFQGYMDYTYFYYGNKFLKDRKLKMGLVLNHPKMQFEVWLLGQTIPIQERYWEYFKNTKWNKNRTTKPQYSILETVLIENPDFNDLDRLTKEIENHLVQVTAEIIEDIKRSKLK; via the coding sequence TTGTTTACGTTTTTGGAACGATTGTATGCGATAACAAACAAAACAGTAAGAGAAGCAGAAGGTTGCCCAATGAAAGATTTGAATGATTATGTAAATGCATACAAAAAACAACTCCAAATCGGAGACATCCAAGAAGCATATGCTAGGCTCGTAAAATACGTAACCAAACTCGGCACAAACTTATCCAAAAATCTTTCTAAAAGTTATTCCTTTGGAAGCCTTTTTCAAGGCTATATGGACTATACCTATTTCTATTACGGAAACAAGTTCTTGAAAGATAGAAAATTAAAGATGGGGCTTGTGTTAAACCATCCTAAAATGCAATTTGAAGTTTGGCTTTTGGGTCAGACCATTCCCATCCAAGAAAGGTATTGGGAGTATTTTAAAAACACGAAGTGGAATAAAAATAGAACTACCAAACCACAGTATTCTATTCTTGAGACTGTCCTAATTGAAAATCCAGATTTTAATGATTTGGATCGGCTTACGAAAGAAATAGAAAATCATTTGGTTCAGGTGACTGCGGAAATTATTGAGGACATTAAGCGCAGTAAATTGAAATAA